The proteins below come from a single Kitasatospora sp. NBC_00315 genomic window:
- the gatC gene encoding Asp-tRNA(Asn)/Glu-tRNA(Gln) amidotransferase subunit GatC produces MPGITREEVAHLARLSRLELQAEELDHFAEQLDVIIGAVARVSEVAGQDVPPTSHPLPLTNVMRADEVRPSLTPDEALAGAPAAEEQRFRVPQILGED; encoded by the coding sequence ATGCCTGGCATCACGCGCGAGGAGGTCGCCCACCTCGCCCGGCTGTCGCGTCTGGAGTTGCAGGCCGAAGAGCTGGACCACTTCGCCGAGCAGCTCGACGTGATCATCGGCGCGGTCGCCCGCGTTTCCGAGGTCGCCGGACAGGACGTCCCGCCGACCTCCCACCCGCTGCCGCTGACCAACGTCATGCGCGCGGACGAGGTGCGCCCCTCGCTCACCCCGGACGAGGCCCTGGCCGGTGCGCCGGCCGCCGAGGAGCAGCGTTTCCGCGTGCCGCAGATCCTGGGGGAGGACTAA
- the ligA gene encoding NAD-dependent DNA ligase LigA, giving the protein MAAVEGWEEIPVEVRERHAALAAEIEGHRVRYYEQDAPVVSDAGFDALMRELEALEAGHPALVTPDSPSQKVGGAVADGFAKVEHRERLLSLDNAMDDEELSAWAERVARELDGLEYHYLCELKVDGLAVNLTYENGVLVLAATRGTGRVGEDITANVRTIKEIPHRLHGDDLPELVEIRGEVYLPTEAFAELNASFAAENERRRLENEERAGQGKRPHALLKLFANPRNAAAGSLRMKDPLVTASRPLHMVVHGIGARVGFDIDCQSHAYRLLHDWGLPTARHNRVVATLEEVRAFVKQFGEQRHSVEHEIDGVVVKVDEIALQGRLGATSKSPRWAIAWKYPPEEVTAELASIQIGIGRTGRATPFAVLAEPVKVAGSMVQYATLHNQQVVKAKGVLLGDTVVLRKAGDVIPEILGPVEDVRDGTEREFVMPSHCHECGAELRPMSEGDIDLRCPNARFCPAQVRERIAFLGGRSSLDIDGLGYVAATALTQPLEPARPPVGNEGDIFGLTLDQLLPIKVKVRDQKSGMPKLDDKTGKEKVMTFFANLKGEPKKTATLLLENLDRAKDRPLWRYVNGLSIRHVGPVSAEALAREFRDLDRIFAATEEELAATEGVGPIIARSIKEWYEEEWHREILEKWRAAGVRFTEEAAEDEGPRPLEGLTLVVTGTLAGHTRDGAKEALTSRGAKVTGSVSKKTDFVVAGDNPGSKYDKAVQLKLPVLDDAGFAVLLEQGPAAAREHLGLPPVEEPVEEPVTEPVTEPAGAAAGAAGAADEPAKAGAAPAEEQGEGPAAPAGEPAEESPET; this is encoded by the coding sequence GTGGCGGCTGTCGAGGGCTGGGAGGAGATCCCGGTGGAGGTGCGCGAGCGGCACGCCGCACTGGCGGCCGAGATCGAGGGCCACCGCGTCCGGTACTACGAGCAGGACGCACCGGTCGTCAGCGACGCCGGCTTCGACGCCCTGATGCGGGAGCTGGAGGCGCTGGAGGCCGGGCACCCGGCGCTGGTCACCCCCGACTCGCCCTCCCAGAAGGTCGGCGGCGCGGTCGCCGACGGCTTCGCCAAGGTCGAGCACCGCGAGCGGCTGCTCAGCCTGGACAACGCGATGGACGACGAGGAGCTGTCCGCCTGGGCCGAGCGCGTCGCCCGCGAGCTGGACGGCCTGGAGTACCACTACCTCTGCGAGCTCAAGGTGGACGGCCTGGCCGTCAACCTCACCTACGAGAACGGCGTGCTGGTGCTGGCGGCCACCCGCGGCACCGGCCGGGTCGGCGAGGACATCACCGCCAACGTCCGCACGATCAAGGAGATCCCGCACCGGCTCCACGGTGACGACCTCCCGGAGCTGGTGGAGATCCGCGGTGAGGTCTACCTGCCGACCGAGGCCTTCGCCGAGCTCAACGCCTCCTTCGCGGCCGAGAACGAGCGCCGCCGCCTGGAGAACGAGGAGCGCGCCGGGCAGGGCAAGCGCCCGCACGCCCTGCTGAAGCTGTTCGCGAACCCGCGCAACGCCGCCGCCGGCTCGCTGCGGATGAAGGACCCGCTGGTCACGGCGTCGCGCCCGCTGCATATGGTGGTGCACGGCATCGGCGCCCGGGTCGGCTTCGACATCGACTGCCAGTCGCACGCGTACCGGCTGCTGCACGACTGGGGCCTGCCCACCGCGCGGCACAACCGGGTGGTCGCCACGCTGGAGGAGGTCCGCGCCTTCGTCAAGCAGTTCGGCGAGCAGCGGCACTCCGTCGAGCACGAGATCGACGGCGTCGTCGTCAAGGTGGACGAGATCGCCCTGCAGGGCCGGCTCGGCGCCACCTCCAAGTCGCCGCGCTGGGCGATCGCCTGGAAGTACCCGCCGGAGGAGGTCACCGCCGAGCTGGCCAGCATCCAGATCGGCATCGGCCGCACCGGCCGGGCGACGCCCTTCGCGGTGCTCGCCGAGCCGGTCAAGGTGGCCGGCTCGATGGTCCAGTACGCGACGCTGCACAACCAGCAGGTGGTCAAGGCCAAGGGCGTGCTGCTCGGCGACACCGTGGTGCTGCGCAAGGCCGGGGACGTCATCCCCGAGATCCTCGGCCCGGTGGAGGACGTCCGCGACGGCACCGAGCGGGAGTTCGTGATGCCCTCGCACTGCCACGAGTGCGGCGCCGAACTGCGCCCGATGTCCGAGGGGGACATCGACCTGCGCTGCCCCAACGCCCGGTTCTGCCCGGCCCAGGTCCGCGAGCGGATCGCCTTCCTCGGCGGCCGCTCCTCGCTCGACATCGACGGCCTCGGCTACGTCGCCGCGACCGCGCTCACCCAGCCGCTGGAGCCGGCCCGGCCGCCGGTCGGGAACGAGGGCGACATCTTCGGCCTGACGCTGGACCAGCTCCTGCCGATCAAGGTCAAGGTCCGCGACCAGAAGTCCGGCATGCCGAAGCTGGACGACAAGACCGGCAAGGAGAAGGTCATGACCTTCTTCGCCAACCTCAAGGGCGAGCCGAAGAAGACGGCCACCCTGCTGCTGGAGAACCTGGACAGGGCCAAGGACCGACCGCTCTGGCGCTACGTCAACGGCCTGTCGATCCGCCACGTCGGGCCGGTCTCGGCGGAGGCACTGGCCCGCGAGTTCCGCGACCTGGACCGGATCTTCGCCGCCACCGAGGAGGAGCTGGCGGCCACCGAGGGCGTCGGTCCGATCATCGCGCGCTCCATCAAGGAGTGGTATGAGGAGGAGTGGCACCGGGAGATCCTGGAGAAGTGGCGGGCCGCCGGGGTGAGGTTCACCGAGGAGGCCGCCGAGGACGAGGGCCCCCGACCGCTGGAGGGCCTGACGCTCGTCGTCACGGGCACCCTGGCCGGCCACACCAGGGACGGCGCCAAGGAGGCGCTGACCTCGCGTGGGGCCAAGGTCACCGGTTCGGTGTCGAAGAAGACCGACTTCGTGGTGGCCGGCGACAACCCCGGCTCCAAGTACGACAAGGCCGTCCAGCTGAAACTGCCGGTGCTGGACGACGCCGGCTTCGCCGTCCTGCTGGAGCAGGGCCCGGCGGCGGCCCGCGAGCACCTCGGCCTGCCGCCCGTCGAGGAGCCCGTCGAGGAGCCCGTCACGGAGCCCGTCACGGAGCCCGCCGGGGCCGCTGCCGGGGCCGCCGGGGCCGCGGACGAGCCCGCCAAGGCCGGCGCCGCGCCCGCCGAGGAGCAGGGGGAGGGGCCCGCCGCGCCCGCCGGGGAGCCGGCCGAGGAGTCACCCGAAACCTGA
- a CDS encoding methionine synthase, with protein sequence MSTETAFPDLHGAATGVGSMPGTDAREAARTAVGALEHLPYLPELPARGPGADMIGRGAGLLVELFAQTEPSGWRFADRPGRDTRRARSWLGEDLDALEEFTQGHQGALKIQAVGPWTLAASIETRNGEKALRDAGACRGIAASLTEGLRRHLEDVRRRIPGAQVVLQLDEPSLPAVLNGGVKTASGFQRLRSVDRQVAEEVLRSVITALDVPVLVHCCAPGVPIPLLRRAGVAGVSLDFALLTERDDDDLGEAVEAGTRILAGVVPSTDGPAAQSGAVSDPAGSVQGVRTLWRRLGLDPELLGRRVLVTPTCGLAGASPEYARRALSLSVKAAQSLVDNPE encoded by the coding sequence GTGAGCACCGAAACCGCCTTCCCCGACCTGCACGGCGCCGCGACCGGCGTCGGCTCGATGCCCGGCACCGACGCGCGGGAGGCCGCCAGGACCGCCGTCGGCGCCCTGGAGCACCTCCCGTACCTGCCCGAACTGCCCGCGCGGGGACCGGGTGCCGACATGATCGGGCGCGGCGCCGGGCTGCTGGTCGAGCTGTTCGCGCAGACCGAGCCCAGCGGCTGGCGCTTCGCCGACCGCCCCGGGCGCGACACCCGACGGGCGCGCTCCTGGCTCGGCGAGGACCTCGACGCGCTGGAGGAGTTCACCCAGGGCCACCAGGGCGCGCTGAAGATCCAGGCGGTCGGGCCCTGGACGCTGGCCGCCTCGATCGAGACCAGGAACGGGGAGAAGGCGCTGCGCGACGCCGGTGCCTGCCGCGGCATCGCCGCCTCGCTCACCGAGGGCCTGCGCCGTCATCTGGAGGACGTCCGGCGCCGGATCCCCGGCGCGCAGGTGGTCCTCCAGCTGGACGAGCCCTCGCTGCCCGCCGTCCTCAACGGGGGCGTGAAGACCGCCAGCGGCTTCCAGCGGCTGCGCTCCGTCGACCGCCAGGTCGCCGAGGAGGTGCTGCGGAGCGTGATCACCGCGCTGGACGTCCCCGTCCTGGTGCACTGCTGCGCGCCGGGCGTGCCGATCCCGCTGCTGCGTCGGGCCGGCGTCGCCGGAGTGTCGCTGGACTTCGCCCTCCTGACGGAGCGTGATGACGACGACCTCGGTGAGGCGGTCGAGGCCGGCACCCGGATCCTCGCCGGTGTGGTGCCCTCCACCGACGGGCCAGCTGCTCAATCAGGTGCAGTGTCGGACCCTGCCGGTAGTGTCCAGGGTGTCAGGACGTTGTGGCGCAGGCTCGGGCTGGATCCGGAACTGCTGGGCCGCCGGGTGCTGGTGACGCCGACCTGCGGGCTGGCCGGGGCGAGCCCGGAGTACGCGCGCAGGGCACTGTCACTCAGCGTGAAGGCGGCGCAGAGTCTGGTGGACAACCCGGAGTGA
- a CDS encoding SDR family oxidoreductase, which produces MGNHLITGAGSGIGAVVAERLAERGENLWLFARNARRAAELRERFPGAHTLVADLADPAKLSWILGQQELPVEIDSLLHIAGVVQLGEIGDLPVKAWQEQLNVNLVSPAELTRLVLPSVRLVRGHVVFVNSGAGLRADANWGGYAASKFGLRALADALRAEEHANGVRVTSVYPGRTATMMQVRVHQQEGAPYEPERWIDPESVARAVLTALDLPRDAEITEITVRPGR; this is translated from the coding sequence ATGGGAAACCACCTGATCACCGGCGCGGGATCCGGCATCGGCGCCGTCGTGGCCGAGCGCCTCGCCGAGCGCGGCGAGAACCTCTGGCTGTTCGCCCGCAACGCCCGCCGGGCCGCCGAACTGCGCGAGCGCTTCCCCGGCGCGCACACCCTGGTCGCGGACCTCGCCGACCCCGCCAAGCTGTCCTGGATCCTCGGACAGCAGGAGCTGCCGGTCGAGATCGACTCGCTGCTGCACATCGCCGGTGTCGTCCAGCTCGGGGAGATCGGCGATCTCCCGGTCAAGGCCTGGCAGGAGCAGCTGAACGTCAACCTGGTCTCGCCGGCCGAGCTGACCCGCCTGGTGCTGCCCTCCGTCCGGCTGGTCCGCGGGCACGTCGTCTTCGTCAACTCCGGCGCCGGCCTGCGGGCCGACGCGAACTGGGGCGGCTACGCGGCCAGCAAGTTCGGGCTGCGCGCGCTCGCCGACGCGCTGCGCGCCGAGGAGCACGCCAACGGGGTCCGGGTCACCTCGGTCTACCCCGGCCGGACGGCGACCATGATGCAGGTCAGGGTGCACCAGCAGGAGGGCGCGCCGTACGAGCCCGAGCGCTGGATCGACCCGGAGTCGGTGGCCAGGGCGGTCCTGACCGCCCTCGACCTGCCGCGCGACGCCGAGATCACCGAGATCACCGTCCGTCCGGGCAGGTAG
- a CDS encoding TIGR00730 family Rossman fold protein, protein MNICVFCSAYSLDDYTAPADEFARLLGERGHTLVWGGSHAGLMGRLADRVKAAGGKLVGISVDMLAHKAYQGADELVTTRDLAERKAQLLMRADAVVVLVGGLGTLDEVTEVLELKKHALHDKPVVVLDSDGFYEGLRTQLARMDSEGFLPRPLAELITFTADPAEVFTHLEARA, encoded by the coding sequence ATGAATATCTGCGTCTTCTGCTCCGCGTACTCCCTGGACGACTACACCGCCCCCGCCGACGAGTTCGCCCGACTGCTCGGCGAGCGCGGCCACACCCTGGTCTGGGGCGGCTCGCACGCCGGTCTGATGGGCCGGCTCGCCGACCGGGTGAAGGCGGCCGGCGGCAAGCTGGTCGGCATCTCGGTCGACATGCTCGCCCACAAGGCGTACCAGGGCGCCGACGAGCTCGTGACCACCCGCGACCTGGCCGAGCGCAAGGCCCAGCTGCTGATGCGCGCGGACGCCGTGGTCGTCCTGGTCGGCGGCCTCGGCACGCTGGACGAGGTCACCGAGGTGCTGGAGCTCAAGAAGCACGCCCTGCACGACAAGCCGGTGGTGGTGCTCGACTCCGACGGCTTCTACGAGGGCCTGCGCACCCAGCTGGCGCGGATGGACAGCGAGGGCTTCCTGCCCCGCCCGCTCGCCGAGCTGATCACCTTCACCGCCGATCCGGCCGAGGTCTTCACCCACCTCGAAGCCCGAGCCTGA
- the mnmA gene encoding tRNA 2-thiouridine(34) synthase MnmA, producing MTDFPGAPTGPKPTDATGGRRLRVLAAMSGGVDSAVAAARAAEAGHEVTGVHLALSANPQSFRTGARGCCTIEDSRDARRAADVIGIPFYVWDLAERFREDVIDDFVAEYAAGRTPNPCLRCNEKIKFAALLDKAIALGFDAVCTGHYARIVDLPGGERQLHRAADPAKDQSYVLGVLDADQLAHALFPLGDTTKDVIREEAERRGLAVAKKPDSHDICFIADGDTQGFLAKHLGTAAGDIVDTDGNRIGEHDGAYGFTIGQRKGLRIGRPAADGKPRYVLDISPVDNTVTVGPAEGLDVLSLTAVRPRWCGSETVVEGRYTAQLRAHGEEVPVTAALVDGELRVDLDTPARGIAPGQAVVLYDGTRVVGSATIASTERRAVSA from the coding sequence ATGACTGACTTCCCGGGTGCTCCCACTGGTCCGAAGCCGACCGACGCGACGGGCGGACGCCGCCTGCGCGTTCTGGCCGCGATGTCCGGCGGCGTCGACTCCGCCGTCGCCGCCGCCCGCGCCGCCGAGGCCGGCCACGAGGTGACCGGCGTGCACCTGGCGCTCTCGGCCAACCCCCAGTCCTTCCGGACCGGCGCGCGCGGCTGCTGCACCATCGAGGACTCCCGCGACGCCCGCCGGGCCGCCGACGTGATCGGCATCCCGTTCTACGTCTGGGATCTCGCCGAGCGCTTCCGCGAGGACGTCATCGACGACTTCGTCGCCGAGTACGCGGCCGGCCGCACCCCCAACCCCTGCCTGCGCTGCAACGAGAAGATCAAGTTCGCGGCCCTGCTGGACAAGGCGATCGCGCTCGGCTTCGACGCGGTCTGCACCGGCCACTACGCCCGGATCGTCGACCTGCCCGGCGGCGAGCGGCAGTTGCACCGCGCCGCCGACCCCGCCAAGGACCAGAGCTACGTCCTCGGCGTGCTCGACGCCGACCAGCTCGCCCACGCGCTCTTCCCGCTCGGCGACACCACCAAGGACGTCATCCGCGAGGAGGCCGAGCGCCGGGGCCTGGCCGTGGCCAAGAAGCCCGACAGCCACGACATCTGCTTCATCGCCGACGGCGACACCCAGGGCTTCCTGGCCAAGCACCTCGGCACCGCCGCCGGCGACATCGTCGACACCGACGGCAACCGGATCGGCGAGCACGACGGCGCCTACGGCTTCACCATCGGCCAGCGCAAGGGCCTGCGGATCGGCCGCCCCGCCGCGGACGGCAAGCCGCGCTACGTCCTGGACATCTCGCCGGTCGACAACACCGTCACGGTCGGCCCGGCCGAGGGCCTGGACGTGCTGTCACTGACCGCCGTCCGCCCGCGCTGGTGCGGCTCCGAGACGGTCGTCGAGGGCCGGTACACCGCCCAGCTGCGCGCCCACGGCGAGGAGGTGCCGGTCACCGCCGCGCTGGTGGACGGCGAGCTGCGGGTCGACCTGGACACCCCCGCCCGGGGCATCGCGCCCGGCCAGGCCGTGGTGCTGTACGACGGGACCCGGGTGGTCGGCTCGGCCACCATCGCGAGCACCGAGCGACGGGCCGTCAGCGCGTAG
- a CDS encoding cysteine desulfurase family protein produces MPYLDHAATTPMLPEAIAAMTAHLGVVGNASSLHAAGRRARRVVEESRESLAEALGARPSEIVLTGGGTESDNLAVKGLYWARRGADPARTRVLASPVEHHAVLDAVDWLAEHEGARVEYLPVDRYGRVHPEALREAIEADPGSVALVTVMWANNEVGTIQPVAELAAVASEYGIPMHADAVQALGQVPLSFAESGLTALTVTGHKIGGPFGIGALLLSRGATPVPLLHGGGQERDVRSGTLDAPAAAGFAAAAAIAVERRAEHATALCALRDELIAVVLGAVPDALLNGDPSAAGRLPANAHFSFPGCEGDALLMLLDAQGIECSTGSACSAGVPQPSHVLLAMGVDPVLARASLRFSFGHTSTGADVAALAAAIEPAVLRSRNAGLAAAARR; encoded by the coding sequence ATGCCATACCTGGACCATGCGGCGACCACGCCGATGCTGCCCGAGGCGATCGCCGCGATGACGGCGCACCTCGGTGTCGTCGGCAACGCCTCCTCCCTGCACGCGGCGGGCCGCCGGGCCCGACGGGTGGTCGAGGAGTCCCGCGAGTCGCTCGCGGAGGCGCTGGGCGCCCGGCCGAGCGAGATCGTGCTCACCGGCGGCGGTACCGAGTCGGACAACCTCGCGGTCAAGGGCCTCTACTGGGCCCGCCGGGGCGCCGATCCGGCCCGGACCAGGGTGCTGGCCAGCCCGGTGGAGCACCACGCGGTGCTGGACGCCGTGGACTGGCTCGCCGAGCACGAGGGCGCCCGGGTCGAGTACCTCCCGGTGGACCGCTACGGCCGGGTGCACCCCGAGGCGCTGCGCGAGGCGATCGAGGCGGATCCGGGCTCGGTCGCGCTGGTCACCGTGATGTGGGCCAACAACGAGGTCGGCACCATCCAGCCGGTCGCCGAACTCGCGGCCGTGGCGAGCGAGTACGGCATCCCGATGCACGCCGACGCGGTGCAGGCGCTCGGCCAGGTGCCGCTCTCCTTCGCCGAGTCGGGCCTGACCGCGCTGACCGTCACCGGCCACAAGATCGGCGGTCCGTTCGGGATCGGCGCCCTGCTGCTCTCGCGCGGGGCGACGCCGGTGCCGCTGCTGCACGGTGGCGGCCAGGAGCGGGACGTCCGCTCCGGCACCCTGGACGCACCGGCCGCCGCCGGCTTCGCCGCCGCCGCCGCGATCGCGGTCGAGCGCCGGGCCGAGCACGCCACCGCGCTCTGCGCGCTGCGCGACGAGCTGATCGCGGTGGTGCTCGGCGCCGTCCCGGACGCGCTGCTCAACGGCGACCCGTCCGCCGCCGGCCGGCTGCCGGCCAACGCGCACTTCTCCTTCCCCGGCTGCGAGGGCGACGCCCTGCTGATGCTGCTGGACGCCCAGGGCATCGAGTGCTCGACCGGCTCGGCCTGCTCGGCGGGCGTGCCGCAGCCCAGCCACGTCCTGCTGGCGATGGGCGTCGACCCGGTGCTCGCCAGGGCCTCGCTGCGGTTCTCGTTCGGCCACACCTCGACCGGGGCGGACGTCGCGGCGCTGGCCGCCGCGATCGAGCCGGCCGTGCTGCGCTCGCGCAACGCCGGTCTGGCGGCGGCGGCCCGCCGCTAG
- a CDS encoding IclR family transcriptional regulator yields the protein MSQSLDRALTVLASLGDGPASLEQAASSIDVHKSTALRLLRTLEAHGFVHRQSDHRYRLGGRLFSLAQQALEEVDVRQVAAPYLASLNERYGHTVHLAVLEDGEVVYLDKVESRYPVSPGSWLGSASRIGRRVPANATALGRVLLADLPPEQLAALPTAATAPARAPRRPGSAEARRTEELLGDLAAVKRLGWSMDSGEHQEAVTSIAAPISGSGGRAVAACAISAPADVAPAAELTRLLPELLCTVEAISLAYGGSPTPRWCENRCGAKHAAPASRT from the coding sequence ATGTCACAGTCGCTCGACCGGGCACTGACGGTCCTGGCCTCGCTCGGCGACGGCCCGGCCTCCCTCGAACAGGCCGCGAGTTCGATCGACGTGCACAAGTCCACCGCCCTGCGGCTGCTGCGCACGCTGGAGGCGCACGGCTTCGTCCACCGGCAGTCCGACCACCGCTACCGCCTGGGCGGACGGCTCTTCTCGCTCGCCCAGCAGGCCCTGGAGGAGGTCGACGTCCGCCAGGTCGCGGCGCCCTACCTGGCCTCCCTCAACGAGCGGTACGGCCACACCGTGCACCTCGCGGTGCTGGAGGACGGCGAGGTCGTCTACCTGGACAAGGTGGAGAGCCGCTACCCCGTCAGCCCCGGCTCCTGGCTCGGCTCCGCGTCCCGGATCGGCCGACGGGTGCCCGCCAACGCCACCGCCCTCGGCCGCGTGCTGCTCGCCGACCTGCCGCCGGAGCAGCTGGCCGCGCTGCCGACCGCCGCCACGGCGCCCGCCAGGGCGCCCCGTCGGCCCGGCTCCGCCGAGGCCCGCCGCACGGAGGAACTGCTCGGCGACCTGGCCGCCGTCAAGCGCCTCGGCTGGTCGATGGACAGCGGCGAGCATCAGGAGGCGGTCACCAGCATCGCCGCCCCGATCTCCGGCAGCGGCGGGCGGGCGGTCGCCGCCTGCGCGATCTCCGCCCCCGCCGACGTCGCCCCGGCGGCGGAGCTGACCCGGCTGCTGCCGGAGCTGCTCTGTACGGTCGAGGCGATCTCGCTGGCGTACGGCGGCTCCCCTACTCCTCGCTGGTGCGAGAACCGTTGCGGTGCCAAGCACGCGGCGCCCGCCAGCCGAACCTGA
- a CDS encoding trimeric intracellular cation channel family protein, protein MTSQIFPADVQQTLDLVGIFVFALSGGLLAVRKNMDIFGICVLAEVTALGGGVMRDLVIGATPVAAFTNLGYFSTPLAAGLVVFFLHPQVERINRSVQTLDALGLGLFCVTGTAKAHDYGLGSVASVALGMVTAAGGGVMRDVLAQEIPSLLRWDREIYAVPALIGSALVAVLIAFDDLTAATGTTAALTAFMLRMFALRFGWRAPRAWHRNGSRTSEE, encoded by the coding sequence GTGACCTCGCAGATCTTCCCCGCCGACGTGCAGCAGACCCTCGACCTGGTCGGCATCTTCGTCTTCGCCCTGTCCGGCGGCCTGCTCGCCGTGCGCAAGAACATGGACATCTTCGGCATCTGTGTGCTCGCCGAGGTGACGGCGCTCGGCGGCGGGGTGATGCGCGACCTGGTGATCGGGGCGACGCCGGTGGCGGCGTTCACCAACCTCGGGTACTTCTCGACGCCGCTGGCGGCCGGGCTGGTGGTGTTCTTCCTGCACCCGCAGGTCGAGCGGATCAACCGGAGCGTGCAGACCCTGGACGCGCTCGGCCTCGGGCTGTTCTGCGTCACCGGTACGGCGAAGGCGCACGACTACGGGCTGGGTTCGGTGGCCTCGGTCGCGCTCGGGATGGTCACCGCGGCGGGCGGCGGTGTGATGCGCGACGTGCTGGCGCAGGAGATCCCCTCGCTGCTGCGCTGGGACCGCGAGATCTACGCCGTGCCCGCGCTGATCGGCTCCGCGCTGGTCGCCGTGCTGATCGCGTTCGACGACCTGACGGCGGCGACCGGGACGACGGCGGCGCTGACCGCCTTCATGCTGCGGATGTTCGCGCTCAGGTTCGGCTGGCGGGCGCCGCGTGCTTGGCACCGCAACGGTTCTCGCACCAGCGAGGAGTAG
- a CDS encoding VOC family protein, with product MALEWEQVIVDANDPVALGRWWAEALGWVVVDDSSDEFEIRPAPERLPGVLFVRAVDPRVVKNRLHLDFRPDGDQAAEVERLLALGARRADIGQGEQTWTVLADPEGNEFCVLSVRR from the coding sequence ATGGCACTGGAGTGGGAGCAAGTCATCGTCGACGCGAACGACCCCGTCGCGCTGGGCCGTTGGTGGGCCGAGGCGCTCGGCTGGGTGGTGGTCGACGACTCGTCCGACGAGTTCGAGATCCGGCCCGCACCGGAGCGGCTGCCCGGCGTCCTCTTCGTCCGCGCGGTCGACCCGAGGGTGGTGAAGAACCGCCTGCACCTGGACTTCCGGCCCGACGGCGACCAGGCGGCCGAGGTGGAACGACTGCTCGCGCTCGGCGCCCGGCGCGCGGACATCGGCCAGGGCGAGCAGACCTGGACGGTGCTCGCCGACCCGGAGGGCAACGAGTTCTGCGTGCTGAGCGTCCGCCGCTGA
- a CDS encoding ATP-binding protein has protein sequence MSAVLVPRAELPAQRRKPVWAVHFGPSPSHLPGRLAREMLRGGLRGFGPDTVHTAELLATELLTNALTHAGGRFAAFHAARYGPLLLVTVTDRAPGFPVRVSTDENLCAESGRGLPLVDALADSWGVHLPEGGVKAVWFLLRLDDLGRG, from the coding sequence ATGTCCGCAGTCCTCGTCCCCCGTGCCGAACTCCCCGCCCAGCGCCGCAAGCCGGTGTGGGCCGTGCACTTCGGGCCGTCCCCGAGCCATCTGCCGGGGCGGCTCGCCCGCGAGATGCTGCGCGGCGGGCTGCGCGGGTTCGGCCCCGACACCGTCCACACCGCGGAACTTCTCGCCACCGAGCTGCTGACCAACGCGCTGACGCACGCGGGCGGCCGGTTCGCCGCGTTCCACGCCGCCCGGTACGGGCCACTGCTGCTGGTCACGGTGACCGACCGGGCGCCCGGCTTCCCGGTCCGGGTGAGCACGGACGAGAACCTCTGCGCGGAGTCCGGCCGGGGCCTGCCGCTGGTGGACGCGCTCGCCGACAGCTGGGGCGTGCACCTGCCCGAGGGCGGCGTCAAGGCGGTCTGGTTCCTGCTCCGGCTGGACGATCTGGGCCGAGGCTGA
- a CDS encoding helix-turn-helix domain-containing protein, translating to MALRTHISERQRRFGAEVRKLRENAELSVKQAGAVVGMGGPQLSHIEAGRTGLDALRLETLLDSFGCTDATYRQELLAMGASNGKGWWTTYRDRVPKLSLDLAELEERSLVVDDYETFYIPGHLQITEYAEAIYTDAYRSKGWDVGTAVEFRTERQRILFDEERQFRFVIHEAALQMRFPGAEVMRAQLLHLLRAAERPNVTIQVLPFTVERMPPHAGPFLLCDPGSPDLATIVLDHPSRTEYLGDATSIATFRETFSQLSALALPAVDTAREPRAHSSRDSWGIIQHLLYLLQL from the coding sequence TTGGCACTCAGGACTCACATCAGCGAACGTCAAAGGCGGTTCGGCGCAGAGGTGCGCAAGCTCCGCGAGAACGCAGAGCTCTCCGTCAAGCAGGCCGGAGCCGTCGTCGGCATGGGCGGCCCGCAGCTCAGTCACATCGAGGCCGGACGGACGGGCCTCGACGCCCTACGACTGGAGACACTGCTCGACTCCTTTGGTTGCACAGATGCGACCTATCGACAGGAGCTACTGGCCATGGGGGCGAGCAACGGAAAGGGCTGGTGGACCACCTACCGGGACAGGGTTCCCAAGCTCTCGCTCGACCTCGCGGAACTCGAGGAGCGCTCGCTCGTCGTGGACGACTACGAGACCTTCTACATCCCGGGCCATCTGCAGATCACGGAGTACGCCGAGGCGATCTACACGGACGCGTACCGGAGCAAGGGCTGGGACGTCGGGACAGCGGTCGAGTTCCGCACCGAGCGACAGCGCATCCTCTTCGACGAGGAGCGGCAGTTCCGATTCGTCATCCACGAGGCGGCGTTGCAGATGCGCTTCCCCGGCGCCGAAGTGATGCGGGCCCAACTGCTCCATCTGCTGCGGGCCGCGGAGCGCCCGAACGTGACGATCCAGGTGCTGCCGTTCACCGTCGAGAGAATGCCGCCGCACGCCGGGCCGTTCCTCCTCTGCGATCCCGGCTCTCCGGACCTGGCCACCATCGTCCTGGATCACCCCAGTCGCACCGAGTATCTTGGGGATGCGACGTCCATCGCCACGTTCCGCGAGACCTTCAGCCAGTTGAGCGCCCTCGCGCTACCTGCGGTCGACACCGCTCGGGAGCCCAGGGCGCACTCGTCGCGGGACTCCTGGGGGATCATCCAGCATCTCCTGTACCTGCTCCAGCTCTGA